The genomic segment GGAGCATGCGGCGGTTGCCGCTACCACCGGCATTTTGCGCGTGCTGTCCGAGCGCGAAATGCGCGGCGTGATGGCCCACGAACTGGCGCACGTGAAGCATCGCGACATCCTGATCTCTACTGTTTCGGCGACCATGGCCGGTGCGATTTCCGCGCTGGCGAATTTTGCGATGTTCTTCGGTAGCCGTGATGAAAACGGCCGTCCGTCGAATCCGATTGCCAGTATCGCTGTCGCGTTGCTGGCGCCGATCGCCGGTGCGTTGATCCAGATGGCGATTTCGCGTGCACGTGAGTTCGAAGCTGACCGTGGCGGCGCGCAGATTTCGGGCGACCCGCAAGCGCTTGCTTCGGCGCTCGACAAGATCCATCGTTACGCGAGCGGTATTCCTTTCCCTGTGGCCGAGCAGCATCCGGCCACCGCGCAGATGATGATCATGAATCCGCTGTCGGGCGGTGGCATCGCGAATCTTTTCTCGACGCACCCGGCCACGGAAGAGCGCGTCGCCCGTTTGATGGAAATGGCGCGCACGGGGCGCTTCGATTAAGCAGTCGCG from the Paraburkholderia fungorum genome contains:
- the htpX gene encoding zinc metalloprotease HtpX, which gives rise to MFNWVKTAMLMAAITALFIVIGGMIGGSRGMMIALVIALGMNFFSYWFSDKMVLRMYNAQEVDENSAPQFYRMVRELATRANLPMPRVYLINEDAPNAFATGRNPEHAAVAATTGILRVLSEREMRGVMAHELAHVKHRDILISTVSATMAGAISALANFAMFFGSRDENGRPSNPIASIAVALLAPIAGALIQMAISRAREFEADRGGAQISGDPQALASALDKIHRYASGIPFPVAEQHPATAQMMIMNPLSGGGIANLFSTHPATEERVARLMEMARTGRFD